A genomic region of Eucalyptus grandis isolate ANBG69807.140 chromosome 5, ASM1654582v1, whole genome shotgun sequence contains the following coding sequences:
- the LOC104444492 gene encoding cytochrome P450 CYP749A22, translating to MSNQNDLSNILRTKFIIFWPCHRPAHRFLRKKQQMPNPIKHFYFIRIPFIVIFPVAISFLLCSPERAMQLVIFLSSLFLFLVLWSLAKLLHKLWWNPLRIQRMMAQQGITGPPYRFLHGSTKETIKMHMEARNTPMSNLSHDIFPKIQPQINKWIGTYGRNYLSWLGPQAQLVITEPELVKEVLLNRDKTYPKTGNRGFPKKLLGDGLASTPGGEKWAKKRKLANRAFHGESLKNMAPAMVDSVHTMLEKWKNQEGKEIEVFRDFKVFTSEVISRTAFGSSYIEGRNIFQMLTGLALLTSRNAFTIRLPGLSKLWKTVDEVEAEKLEKGICDSIVQMIKRREKKVMAGEVDGFGNDFLGQLVKALHDADKSKKITIDNLVDECKTFYVAGHETANSLMTWMLFLLAIYPEWQEEARMEVLNVFGNKDPNFDGLGKLKKISMIINETLRLYPPVNGLTRKVGKKQRLGRLALPADTQIFVPIPKLHSDPEIWGEDVHQFKPERFSEGVAKATNNNAVVFIPFGFGPRSCVGMSFVMTEAKVALSMILQRYTFELSPAYIHCPVHIIINQPQHGLQIRFHPLQ from the exons ATGTCGAACCAAAATGACCTTTCCAACATCCTTCGAACAAAGTTTATCATTTTCTGGCCATGTCATCGTCCGGCTCATCGATTCCTCCGAAAGAAACAACAAATGCCAAATCCAATCAAACATTTTTACTTCATAAGAATACCCTTTATTGTTATTTTCCCGGTtgccatttcctttcttctttgctCCCCAGAAAGAGCCATGCAATTAGTCATCTTCTTGAGCtctctgtttctgtttcttgtTCTCTGGTCTCTAGCCAAGTTATTGCACAAGCTATGGTGGAACCCGCTCAGAATACAGAGGATGATGGCCCAACAGGGAATCACCGGCCCTCCCTACAGGTTCCTCCATGGAAGCACCAAGGAAACAATCAAGATGCATATGGAAGCCAGGAACACACCCATGAGCAATCTCTCTCACGACATATTCCCCAAGATTCAGCCTCAAATCAACAAATGGATAGGCACATATg GGAGAAATTACTTGAGTTGGCTCGGACCTCAAGCTCAGCTAGTCATCACAGAGCCAGAGCTGGTTAAGGAGGTGCTGCTCAATAGAGATAAAACATACCCGAAAACAGGAAACAGGGGCTTCCCCAAGAAGCTTCTAGGAGATGGGCTCGCGAGCACACCAGGTGGCGAGAAATGGGCGAAGAAGCGCAAACTTGCCAACCGTGCTTTCCATGGGGAAAGTTTGAAG AATATGGCACCGGCAATGGTGGACAGTGTTCACACAATGctagaaaaatggaagaatcaAGAAGGGAAAGAGATCGAGGTGTTCCGAGACTTCAAGGTATTCACATCTGAAGTGATTTCAAGAACTGCGTTTGGAAGCAGCTACATCGAAGGAAGGAATATTTTTCAGATGTTGACAGGATTGGCTTTGTTAACATCCAGAAATGCTTTCACTATAAGGTTACCAGGACTAAG TAAGCTTTGGAAGACGGTGGATGAAGTCGAAGCGGAGAAACTTGAGAAAGGCATATGCGATTCCATTGTGCAAATgataaagagaagagagaagaaggtgaTGGCTGGTGAAGTAGATGGCTTTGGGAATGATTTCTTAGGACAACTTGTGAAGGCTTTGCACGATGCAGACAAGAGCAAAAAAATCACAATCGATAATCTGGTGGATGAGTGCAAGACATTCTATGTTGCCGGACACGAAACTGCCAATTCACTGATGACATGGATGTTATTCCTCCTAGCGATTTATCCAGAGTGGCAAGAGGAAGCAAGAATGGAGGTTCTTAATGTATTTGGGAATAAAGACCCTAATTTTGATGGACTTGGAAAACTAAAGAAG ATTAGCATGATCATAAATGAAACTCTGCGGTTGTACCCCCCTGTAAATGGTTTGACTCGAAAAGTTGGCAAGAAACAGAGGTTAGGGAGGCTTGCTCTTCCTGCTGATACTCAAATCTTTGTACCAATTCCTAAGCTTCACAGTGACCCTGAAATCTGGGGGGAAGATGTGCATCAATTCAAACCAGAGCGATTCTCAGAAGGTGTAGCTAAAGCTACCAACAACAATGCGGTTGTGTTCATCCCGTTCGGCTTTGGACCTCGATCTTGCGTCGGGATGAGCTTCGTGATGACTGAAGCGAAAGTCGCCCTTTCGATGATTCTCCAACGCTACACCTTTGAGTTGTCCCCAGCGTATATCCATTGCCCAGTtcacatcatcattaaccaACCGCAACATGGACTTCAAATCAGATTTCATCCTCTGCAGTAG